Proteins from a genomic interval of Antedon mediterranea chromosome 5, ecAntMedi1.1, whole genome shotgun sequence:
- the LOC140049128 gene encoding uncharacterized protein, with the protein MSFNSYFRSDRLKERMKQDFPQFCFHKPYRKNQCEMVFTEELSTGSVLDRIKSSEEEYSTTGESSSEIEIESTILAIHHDISLEKVRTVFNAGTIVHNEIKDSPAMSCNWPPTSDDINLKEAIKTIPFHLYNLIAWCVGVTFEPNMATYVDVSPETHVKILSICQDIVYLTSKGKKQTPKSLGLGLTIRHLTGSSQVGKKSTGTCFRK; encoded by the coding sequence atgtcatttaattCCTACTTTAGATCTGATAGACTTAAAGAACGAATGAAGCAAGACTTTCCGCAATTTTGCTTCCACAAGCCTTATCGTAAAAACCAATGTGAGATGGTATTTACAGAGGAACTTTCAACTGGAAGTGTGTTAGATCGTATTAAGTCATCTGAAGAGGAGTATTCAACAACTGGTGAATCTAGCtctgaaattgaaattgaaagcACCATTCTAGCAATACATCATGACATAAGTCTAGAAAAGGTTAGAACTGTTTTTAATGCAGGTACAATTGTACACAACGAAATAAAAGATTCACCTGCTATGAGTTGTAATTGGCCTCCAACATCAGACGATATAAATTTGAAGGAAGCAATAAAGACGATTCCATTTCACCTTTACAACTTAATTGCATGGTGCGTTGGTGTCACATTTGAACCAAACATGGCAACTTATGTCGATGTATCTCCTGAGACCCATGTTAAAATTTTATCCATTTGCCAGGACAttgtttatttaacatcaaaagGTAAAAAGCAAACTCCGAAGTCTCTTGGACTTGGATTGACAATACGACACTTGACTGGTTCATCCCAAGTGGGGAAAAAAAGCACTGGCACTTGCTTtagaaaataa